A genome region from Rhizobium favelukesii includes the following:
- a CDS encoding IS630 family transposase (programmed frameshift) yields MGKSHSVDLRQRVVSMVASGQSRRAAARHFAISDSSAIKLLQRRERTGLITPARQGRPPGAGKLSAFRDFLVAQVEGKPDITMPELARRLEDEHGLVIPPSSLSRFLITQGYTYKKTIMASERARADIRKDRDVWISKRQPRMRFEPHRLVFLDETSVNTKMVRLRGRSPRGERLITDAPFGHWGTQTFIAGLRCFGLTAPWIIDRPMNREIFDTYIETQLAPTLEPGNVVILDNLRVHKSDKAKACLKEVGAWLLFLPSYSPDLNPIEMAFAKIKAHLRAAAARTFDALSNALGSICNLFNSQECRNYFTAAGYGFD; encoded by the exons ATGGGTAAATCTCATTCTGTTGATCTTCGTCAGCGTGTTGTTTCCATGGTCGCTAGCGGCCAATCACGGCGAGCCGCTGCCCGTCATTTCGCAATCAGCGACAGCAGTGCGATCAAGCTGCTGCAACGCCGGGAGCGGACTGGGCTGATAACCCCCGCGCGTCAAGGAAGGCCACCAGGTGCAGGGAAACTGTCGGCGTTTCGCGATTTCCTGGTCGCACAGGTCGAAGGCAAACCGGATATCACCATGCCAGAGCTTGCCCGTCGCCTTGAGGATGAACATGGATTGGTTATTCCACCATCGTCCCTGTCGCGGTTTTTGATAACGCAGGGATACACATATAAAAAAACA ATAATGGCGTCGGAACGCGCTCGCGCTGATATCCGAAAGGATCGTGATGTCTGGATTTCGAAACGCCAACCCCGGATGCGATTTGAACCGCATCGACTTGTTTTCTTGGACGAAACCTCGGTGAACACAAAGATGGTGAGACTGCGTGGGCGCTCCCCGCGCGGCGAGCGTCTCATCACGGATGCGCCCTTTGGCCACTGGGGGACACAGACATTCATTGCAGGCTTGCGCTGTTTCGGTCTTACTGCGCCCTGGATTATTGACAGGCCGATGAACCGGGAAATCTTCGACACCTACATCGAGACCCAGCTTGCGCCGACACTCGAACCAGGCAATGTCGTCATCCTGGATAATCTTCGCGTTCACAAGAGCGATAAAGCCAAAGCCTGCCTCAAGGAAGTTGGTGCGTGGCTCCTGTTTCTGCCGTCTTATTCGCCAGATTTGAACCCGATCGAAATGGCCTTCGCCAAAATTAAGGCCCATCTCCGAGCCGCCGCCGCTCGCACGTTTGACGCACTCTCAAATGCGCTCGGATCCATCTGCAACCTCTTCAACAGCCAAGAATGTCGAAACTATTTTACAGCCGCAGGCTATGGGTTCGATTAA
- a CDS encoding DUF6766 family protein: MKRYAYDGLQLFSFSSQSWDTRFSVGSRMLMRRCNTRKLRNFLNMQSELARDTFENWQSEFLQLMWQVMGLAYFLYVGSPSSKENDDRLEAKIDELLKINAGERGAEIVAELDERYLRVHGHARPHAHRT; encoded by the coding sequence ATGAAACGCTATGCTTACGATGGATTACAGCTATTTTCTTTCTCGTCTCAATCCTGGGACACTCGATTTTCGGTTGGTTCGCGTATGTTGATGAGACGATGCAACACGCGCAAGCTCCGCAATTTTCTGAATATGCAATCAGAACTCGCTCGCGACACTTTTGAAAATTGGCAATCGGAATTTCTACAGTTGATGTGGCAAGTGATGGGACTTGCTTATTTTCTCTATGTCGGCTCCCCCTCCTCTAAAGAGAATGACGATAGACTCGAGGCAAAGATCGACGAGTTGCTCAAAATAAACGCCGGTGAGAGAGGGGCTGAAATTGTTGCCGAACTTGACGAACGCTATCTGCGCGTTCACGGCCATGCCCGGCCGCATGCCCATCGCACCTGA
- a CDS encoding type IV toxin-antitoxin system AbiEi family antitoxin domain-containing protein, which translates to MRASIRLTKSIEGLTTLSPRRLQKRLVDCKSIKVKRLFFLRGPPSASLAKAIEQRRDRSRDRQAACLCEADVWTRRI; encoded by the coding sequence ATGAGAGCTTCGATCAGGCTGACAAAATCCATCGAGGGCCTTACAACCTTGAGCCCGCGGCGGCTTCAGAAGCGACTGGTTGACTGCAAAAGCATCAAGGTCAAACGGCTGTTTTTTCTTCGCGGACCGCCATCAGCTTCCCTGGCGAAAGCAATTGAACAAAGACGCGATCGATCTCGGGACAGGCAAGCCGCATGCTTGTGCGAGGCGGACGTCTGGACCCGACGTATCTGA
- a CDS encoding nuclear transport factor 2 family protein, with amino-acid sequence MDDRTVRMALERHWDASDAGDFKVEHDIYGEDAVLYYPQSGERIRGRHNIQESRFVQPNKKHFTVRRIIGGGDLWVTEFVLTYDGIPTYAVSIMEFREGLVVNETQYFAAHFDPAPSRAHLVERVG; translated from the coding sequence ATGGATGACCGAACCGTGCGCATGGCGCTGGAGCGCCATTGGGATGCCTCGGATGCGGGCGATTTCAAGGTTGAGCATGACATCTACGGCGAGGATGCCGTGCTTTATTACCCGCAATCGGGCGAGCGGATTCGCGGACGGCACAACATTCAAGAGAGCCGGTTCGTACAGCCGAACAAGAAGCATTTTACGGTCCGGCGAATTATCGGCGGCGGCGATCTCTGGGTCACCGAATTCGTACTTACCTATGACGGCATACCAACTTATGCGGTCAGCATCATGGAATTCCGCGAGGGACTGGTGGTCAACGAAACCCAATATTTCGCCGCTCATTTTGACCCTGCACCGTCGCGTGCGCATCTCGTTGAGCGAGTGGGATGA
- a CDS encoding metallophosphoesterase family protein: protein MRFTFAIGDIHGCLTQLEAMLRWIEPYGRGTVIFLGDYVDRGPNSRGVVERLIAGPKSPEWKWIALKGNHEDMMVGATEGRYEESWWLASGGIETIQSYGGLIPQAHLDWADRLPLIHSDQYRMFVHAGVKDGVYLEDQTPHDLMWTRFTPSDSNEFWGKHLVHGHTPSAHNPRTIGNRTNVDSACVFDGRLSCAVFDDDVPGAPIEFIEVKT from the coding sequence ATGAGATTCACGTTTGCTATCGGCGACATACACGGATGCCTCACGCAACTGGAGGCGATGCTTCGCTGGATCGAACCCTATGGGCGCGGGACTGTCATTTTCCTCGGGGATTATGTCGACCGGGGACCTAATAGCCGGGGCGTTGTCGAGAGACTGATTGCCGGCCCTAAGTCGCCGGAGTGGAAATGGATTGCACTTAAGGGCAACCACGAAGACATGATGGTGGGTGCGACGGAGGGCCGCTACGAAGAGTCCTGGTGGCTTGCAAGCGGTGGCATCGAGACGATCCAGTCCTACGGCGGGCTCATTCCTCAGGCTCATTTAGATTGGGCCGATAGGCTGCCGCTCATCCACTCGGATCAGTACCGCATGTTCGTACATGCCGGGGTTAAAGACGGTGTCTATCTGGAGGATCAGACACCCCACGATCTGATGTGGACACGGTTCACTCCCTCCGACTCCAACGAATTCTGGGGCAAGCACCTCGTTCATGGCCATACCCCCTCAGCCCACAATCCCCGAACGATCGGCAATAGAACCAACGTCGACAGCGCATGTGTCTTCGATGGAAGGCTCTCATGTGCAGTCTTCGACGATGATGTCCCGGGAGCTCCGATTGAGTTCATTGAGGTGAAGACTTGA
- a CDS encoding response regulator transcription factor, with product MVITQIEVHLIGELALPLPTILIVEESAQTRDAAVNAITAAGFYVADASNGDDALRILQGDHDIGLVFTSINMTGKIDGLGLAVRIHRDWPKLAIVMTSAVVELRQSSLPERCRFLKKPYRMEDAIRCFRLLL from the coding sequence GTGGTGATTACGCAGATAGAGGTGCACTTGATAGGGGAACTTGCTTTGCCGCTGCCAACGATACTCATCGTCGAGGAAAGCGCACAGACGCGAGATGCCGCCGTCAACGCGATCACAGCGGCCGGGTTTTACGTTGCCGACGCCTCGAATGGCGATGATGCTTTGCGCATATTGCAAGGGGACCACGACATTGGTTTGGTGTTCACCTCGATTAATATGACCGGAAAAATCGACGGACTAGGCCTAGCTGTTCGCATCCATCGTGATTGGCCAAAGTTGGCAATCGTTATGACCTCTGCCGTGGTGGAACTCCGACAATCTTCCCTGCCCGAGCGTTGCCGTTTCTTAAAAAAACCGTATCGGATGGAAGACGCCATCCGATGCTTCAGGCTTCTGCTTTGA
- a CDS encoding sugar ABC transporter ATP-binding protein, with the protein MRDDSSKPLFSDDVSAAAQPAVLTAESISKTFGAISALKDVRFELRLGEIHALMGENGAGKSTLMKILSGVYQDYDGIVCINDAPVRFTSVRDAEAAGIAIIHQELNLVPDLSVADNIFLGRERLIAGLFVDRKASLEAARLLLRRLGIELDPERRVSSLRVGEQQLVEIAKALSIEARILIMDEPTSALSPGECERLFKIMRKLAAGGVGIVYISHRIDEVMHLSDRVTVFRDGRHVWTKSIGELDEDTVIAAMVGRNLLEATRGDHRPGEFPVLSVDGLSLSVAERHGWRNVLKGVSFEVSPGEILGIGGLLGAGRTEILETIFGSSDGRRGGEIRIDGRLVDIRSPLDARRLGMALVTEDRKTQGLHLRDSIADNVALPLVGRIARFGIRAFNAEAALARRAVETLGVRCGGIKQLAATLSGGNQQKVVIAKWLATRPRILLLDEPTRGIDVGAKREIYDLIFKLAAEGLAIVVVSSEMPELLHLADRILVMAEGRRTGLLTRADASEERIMQLAAPRSARHGRPAA; encoded by the coding sequence ATGCGCGATGATAGTTCGAAGCCATTGTTTTCGGATGATGTCAGCGCCGCAGCCCAACCCGCGGTGCTGACGGCGGAATCCATTTCCAAGACCTTCGGTGCCATCAGCGCCCTCAAGGACGTCCGTTTCGAACTCAGACTCGGCGAGATTCACGCGCTGATGGGCGAAAATGGCGCCGGCAAGTCGACGCTGATGAAGATCCTTTCGGGCGTCTATCAAGACTACGACGGTATTGTTTGTATCAACGATGCCCCTGTCCGGTTCACAAGTGTTAGGGACGCGGAAGCCGCCGGCATCGCGATCATCCATCAGGAACTGAATCTCGTTCCCGACCTTAGCGTCGCTGACAATATCTTTCTCGGTAGGGAGCGGCTGATCGCCGGCCTGTTCGTGGACCGCAAGGCAAGCCTGGAGGCAGCACGGCTTCTGCTGCGGCGCCTCGGCATAGAGCTCGACCCGGAACGGCGGGTCTCGTCTTTGCGGGTGGGCGAACAGCAACTGGTCGAGATCGCCAAGGCGCTTTCGATCGAAGCTCGCATCCTTATCATGGATGAGCCAACATCGGCGCTTTCGCCTGGCGAATGCGAGCGGCTATTTAAGATCATGCGGAAGCTTGCCGCCGGCGGCGTTGGAATCGTATATATTTCTCATCGGATCGACGAAGTCATGCATCTTAGCGACCGCGTCACGGTATTTCGCGACGGCCGCCATGTCTGGACCAAATCGATCGGCGAGCTGGACGAAGACACCGTCATCGCTGCCATGGTCGGCCGCAATCTGCTGGAAGCGACGCGTGGTGATCACCGCCCCGGCGAGTTCCCCGTTCTTTCCGTTGATGGACTGTCTCTTTCCGTCGCTGAGCGACACGGGTGGCGCAACGTACTGAAGGGCGTGAGCTTCGAGGTAAGCCCGGGAGAGATTCTCGGCATCGGTGGGCTGCTCGGTGCCGGCCGAACCGAAATCCTTGAGACGATCTTCGGGTCCAGCGACGGGCGTCGCGGCGGTGAAATCCGGATAGACGGAAGGCTCGTCGACATTCGTTCCCCGCTTGATGCGCGCCGGCTCGGTATGGCGCTCGTGACCGAGGACCGCAAGACCCAAGGGCTGCATCTTCGCGATTCGATAGCAGACAATGTCGCGCTGCCTCTGGTGGGCCGGATCGCACGCTTCGGCATTCGCGCGTTCAACGCGGAAGCTGCGCTGGCTCGCAGAGCTGTCGAAACGCTCGGCGTGCGTTGCGGTGGGATCAAACAGCTGGCCGCTACGCTGTCCGGCGGAAACCAGCAGAAGGTGGTAATCGCAAAGTGGCTGGCCACCAGGCCCCGTATCCTGCTTCTCGACGAGCCGACGCGCGGGATTGACGTCGGGGCGAAACGCGAAATCTACGATCTCATCTTCAAGCTCGCAGCAGAGGGCCTTGCCATCGTCGTCGTCAGTTCGGAAATGCCGGAGCTTTTGCATCTTGCTGACCGTATCCTGGTGATGGCCGAGGGCCGTCGGACAGGCCTCCTCACACGTGCGGACGCAAGCGAGGAGCGGATAATGCAGCTTGCCGCGCCGCGCAGCGCAAGACACGGAAGGCCAGCGGCATGA
- a CDS encoding DUF1127 domain-containing protein, producing MNVARSFNNWRKYRQTVSELGRMSSRELFDLGIERADIRSVARAAIAR from the coding sequence ATGAACGTAGCACGCTCTTTCAACAATTGGCGCAAATACCGTCAGACGGTCTCCGAACTCGGCCGCATGAGCTCGCGCGAGCTCTTCGATCTTGGCATCGAACGCGCGGACATCCGCAGTGTCGCCCGGGCAGCGATTGCTCGCTAA
- a CDS encoding SDR family oxidoreductase, with protein MARPVAFVTGASSGIGLATATILASSGYDLALFDLNDEPLENLARTLRQQGGKVVPVYGDVASEVDMDRAITAIRSDFGRLDAVVANAGINGVWAPIDDLTPDEWDATIRVNLRGTYLTLNRTVPLMKDRGRGSIVVVASINGVRTFTNPGATAYSATKAAQVAMTQQLALELGRHGIRINVVCPGAIETNIEASTEIRHREEAEVPVIWPEGSVPITGGDPGRANDVGKIIMFLLSDAARHITGSPVFVDGGQGLLS; from the coding sequence ATGGCGCGGCCAGTCGCGTTCGTCACCGGTGCGAGCTCCGGGATAGGTCTCGCCACAGCGACAATTCTTGCGTCGTCGGGTTACGATCTCGCGCTCTTCGATCTTAATGACGAACCACTGGAAAACCTGGCTCGAACACTCCGACAACAGGGTGGCAAGGTAGTACCTGTGTACGGAGACGTCGCCTCCGAAGTAGATATGGACCGCGCCATAACGGCCATTAGGAGCGATTTCGGTCGGCTCGACGCTGTGGTCGCCAATGCCGGCATCAACGGCGTCTGGGCGCCAATCGACGATCTCACACCGGACGAATGGGACGCCACCATCCGCGTCAATTTGCGTGGAACCTACCTGACGCTGAATAGGACGGTACCGCTGATGAAGGACCGTGGACGAGGATCGATTGTGGTCGTTGCCTCGATCAATGGCGTGAGAACCTTCACCAATCCGGGAGCTACGGCGTACAGTGCGACGAAGGCGGCACAGGTTGCGATGACACAGCAGCTCGCGCTCGAGCTCGGCCGCCATGGCATCCGCATTAACGTGGTCTGTCCTGGAGCGATCGAGACCAATATCGAGGCGTCGACCGAAATTCGTCATCGCGAGGAGGCGGAGGTCCCAGTGATTTGGCCGGAGGGAAGCGTGCCCATCACTGGTGGTGATCCTGGTCGGGCTAACGACGTCGGCAAGATCATTATGTTCCTATTGAGCGATGCAGCGCGACACATTACCGGCTCGCCTGTCTTCGTCGACGGCGGACAAGGACTTCTCAGCTGA
- a CDS encoding elongation factor G: protein MRTLNLGILAHVDAGKTSLTERLLFDTGTIDKLGSVDTGSTQTDSLELERQRGITIAAAVVSFTLGDLVVNLIDTPGHPDFIAEVERILQLLDAAVVVVSAVEGVQAQTRVLVRALRRLGVPFVFFINKIDRLGARYSEIVGDIASQLSVRPVAMSAVTNAGGRHAKVEGVDMMQEPHFSAFCDALAVEDETLLSDFILAPESLTIERLRAALADQVAKCLLHPAFCGTAMTGIGITDLIAAIETLLPGRNPDPLGPVEGKIFKIERGWGGEKLAYLNLTSGRVAMRDYLELPAGAAKVATMQVFSEGRLEKVNQVSAGQIAKIGGLANARIGNEVGAGRNTTVGFHFAPPTLETRVRPRRPSDISALWLALQQLSEQDPLINLRINGDTSEMFVSLYGEVQKEIIQATLQNDFALDVAFEESMTICAERLVGTGSGLEIIFKEPNPFLATIGLRVDPRPEDAGNSFALEVDVGQMPVSFYRAVEETVFETLKAGIYGWQVIDCHVAMTAARHSSPSSTAADFRKLTPLVLATALSSAHTVVCEPVDRFLLEVPAAALTATLTLLAQCGASPKGQLISGGIARLEGTITSAMVQTVQRQLAGLSSGAGVLESSFDHYARKSGSTASRPRSGADPFDRADYLQRTR, encoded by the coding sequence ATGCGCACATTAAATCTGGGCATCCTCGCCCATGTGGATGCAGGCAAAACGAGCCTTACGGAACGACTCCTTTTTGACACCGGCACAATCGACAAGCTCGGCAGCGTCGATACCGGTAGCACGCAGACAGACAGCCTTGAACTCGAGCGACAGCGTGGCATCACGATTGCGGCCGCTGTGGTTTCCTTCACGCTCGGCGACCTCGTTGTAAATCTCATCGACACGCCCGGACATCCGGATTTCATCGCCGAGGTCGAGCGGATACTTCAATTACTCGATGCTGCCGTGGTTGTTGTCTCGGCAGTGGAGGGCGTTCAGGCCCAGACGAGAGTCCTGGTTCGGGCGTTGCGGCGTCTCGGTGTTCCGTTCGTTTTCTTCATCAATAAGATCGACCGCCTCGGGGCGCGTTATTCAGAAATCGTAGGGGATATCGCCAGCCAATTGTCGGTTCGACCCGTCGCAATGTCAGCCGTCACGAATGCCGGTGGCCGACACGCGAAGGTGGAGGGTGTCGATATGATGCAGGAGCCTCATTTCTCTGCTTTCTGCGATGCCCTTGCTGTCGAGGACGAAACTCTTCTCAGTGATTTCATTTTGGCCCCCGAAAGTCTGACTATCGAGAGGCTCAGAGCAGCTCTTGCGGACCAGGTTGCGAAGTGTCTTTTGCATCCGGCATTTTGCGGAACCGCGATGACCGGCATCGGTATTACGGACCTGATTGCAGCGATCGAAACCCTGCTGCCAGGCCGAAATCCTGACCCTCTAGGACCGGTCGAAGGAAAAATCTTCAAGATCGAACGCGGATGGGGCGGAGAAAAACTCGCATATCTCAACCTGACCTCTGGTAGGGTCGCGATGCGCGACTATCTCGAACTGCCGGCCGGCGCGGCCAAGGTGGCAACCATGCAAGTCTTCAGCGAGGGTCGGCTGGAGAAGGTCAATCAGGTCAGTGCTGGACAGATCGCCAAGATCGGCGGGCTTGCCAATGCCCGCATTGGCAATGAGGTGGGAGCCGGTAGGAACACAACCGTCGGCTTTCATTTCGCGCCACCTACTCTTGAGACCCGCGTTCGTCCGCGGCGGCCATCTGACATTTCAGCACTTTGGTTGGCGCTTCAGCAACTCTCAGAGCAAGACCCGCTTATCAATCTGCGCATAAATGGCGACACCAGCGAGATGTTCGTCTCGCTCTACGGCGAGGTGCAAAAGGAGATTATCCAGGCCACATTGCAAAACGACTTCGCCCTCGACGTCGCGTTTGAGGAAAGCATGACTATCTGCGCCGAAAGGCTTGTCGGCACCGGGAGCGGGCTTGAGATTATATTTAAGGAGCCAAACCCATTTCTTGCGACGATTGGGTTGCGTGTCGATCCGCGGCCGGAAGATGCGGGCAATAGTTTCGCGCTGGAAGTGGATGTCGGGCAAATGCCGGTGAGTTTCTACCGAGCGGTCGAAGAAACCGTTTTCGAGACGCTCAAAGCGGGCATCTACGGTTGGCAGGTAATCGATTGCCATGTGGCCATGACAGCCGCGCGGCATTCTTCCCCTTCCAGCACCGCCGCCGACTTTCGAAAGCTGACGCCATTGGTACTGGCGACCGCTCTATCATCTGCGCATACAGTCGTGTGCGAGCCGGTTGATCGTTTCCTTCTCGAGGTACCGGCGGCAGCATTAACTGCCACTCTCACGCTGCTTGCACAATGTGGCGCGTCCCCCAAAGGACAGCTGATCAGCGGCGGCATAGCCCGGTTGGAGGGAACGATAACATCCGCGATGGTTCAGACCGTTCAACGACAGTTGGCGGGACTGTCGAGCGGCGCGGGCGTGCTGGAGAGTTCCTTTGATCACTATGCTCGAAAATCTGGCTCAACGGCTTCGCGGCCACGTTCGGGTGCCGACCCGTTTGATCGGGCTGACTACCTACAGAGGACGCGATGA
- a CDS encoding GNAT family N-acetyltransferase yields the protein MHGALPVVDAEAVGSVHYVFHPSTWSLNDACYLQDLFVAPTMRGGIGRALISHVCAEAAVAGSSRVYWQTQEDNAAAIALCDKVAERSGLHSIPKPVV from the coding sequence GTGCACGGTGCACTGCCGGTTGTGGACGCTGAGGCGGTGGGCTCTGTGCACTACGTCTTCCACCCTTCGACCTGGAGCCTCAACGACGCCTGTTATCTACAGGACCTTTTTGTCGCACCGACGATGCGCGGGGGCATTGGTCGAGCGCTGATCTCTCATGTGTGTGCAGAGGCGGCGGTTGCTGGATCGTCGCGTGTTTACTGGCAAACGCAAGAGGACAACGCAGCAGCGATTGCGCTTTGTGACAAAGTTGCCGAACGCTCGGGCTTACATTCAATTCCGAAGCCGGTCGTCTGA
- a CDS encoding BA14K family protein: MRKLAVLSLSLLAAFSTVMPAQAFPSLNGPTFQASDPQFIQYRRHFPRAYGRHYGGSWGGYGNYGRSYHGGYRPYGGYRYGRYGGYGRGNYYGGYNDFGLLFGGLATGAIIGGMLAQPRYYASPSYSGYSHVDWCYSRYRSYRAYDNTFQPYYGPRRQCIGPY, translated from the coding sequence ATGAGGAAGCTCGCAGTCCTAAGCCTGTCTCTGTTGGCTGCATTTTCGACCGTGATGCCAGCGCAGGCTTTCCCATCCCTCAACGGGCCGACGTTTCAAGCTTCGGACCCACAGTTTATTCAATATCGCAGGCACTTCCCCCGCGCATACGGCCGACATTACGGTGGCTCATGGGGCGGTTATGGAAACTACGGCCGCAGCTACCACGGCGGCTATCGGCCCTATGGTGGCTACCGGTATGGACGCTATGGCGGCTATGGCCGCGGCAACTACTATGGTGGTTACAACGATTTCGGCCTGCTGTTCGGCGGACTGGCGACAGGCGCGATTATTGGCGGCATGCTGGCTCAGCCGAGGTATTATGCTTCGCCCAGTTATTCTGGCTACTCGCATGTTGACTGGTGTTATTCTCGATATCGATCCTATCGGGCATATGACAACACGTTTCAGCCTTACTACGGCCCCCGGCGCCAGTGCATCGGTCCTTACTAG
- a CDS encoding LacI family DNA-binding transcriptional regulator, giving the protein MLDVAQSAKVSVATVSAVVNGSTPVSPELRSRIETAIQEIGYKRNTIARSLKIGTTRTIGLMVADITNPFFTDVVAVIQDVLHRAGYAVMLCCNDEDINLQDEQIELLLDRMVDGLIIAPAGEDAHLKRILAAASVPTVLIDRLCDGIETDAVILDNWRAVLDATSYMLKLGHRRIGYISGSLETSTGRERLAGYRAALDAAALPFDEKLVQIGNFREKDAYKAAMQLLTSADRPSAIFSANNLMVIGVMKAIRDIGLKCPDDISVVSFDDFPWADVFQPHLTTIAQPVQTIGEQAAQLIIDRLSGKGTEPPRRLMLQGRLIIRDSCRPFPLIAPHATT; this is encoded by the coding sequence ATGTTGGATGTTGCGCAGTCGGCTAAAGTTTCGGTCGCGACGGTCTCGGCTGTCGTCAACGGGTCGACGCCCGTAAGCCCTGAGCTTCGCAGCCGCATCGAGACGGCAATCCAGGAGATCGGTTACAAGCGCAACACCATCGCCCGCAGCCTCAAGATTGGAACGACACGGACCATCGGACTGATGGTCGCCGATATCACCAACCCCTTCTTCACCGATGTCGTCGCTGTCATCCAGGATGTCCTGCACCGCGCCGGATACGCGGTAATGCTTTGTTGCAACGACGAGGATATCAACCTTCAGGACGAGCAGATCGAGCTGCTTCTCGACCGTATGGTCGATGGACTGATCATCGCGCCGGCGGGCGAGGATGCTCATCTGAAGCGGATCCTTGCCGCCGCCAGCGTGCCAACCGTTCTGATCGATCGGCTCTGCGACGGGATCGAGACCGATGCGGTCATTCTCGACAACTGGCGCGCCGTTCTGGACGCCACTTCCTACATGCTGAAACTTGGGCATCGCCGTATCGGTTATATCTCGGGATCTCTGGAGACATCCACTGGGCGCGAACGCCTTGCTGGTTACCGCGCCGCGCTCGACGCAGCGGCTCTGCCCTTCGATGAGAAACTTGTGCAAATAGGCAATTTTCGAGAGAAGGATGCCTATAAGGCGGCGATGCAACTTCTCACCAGTGCCGATCGTCCGAGCGCTATCTTTTCGGCAAACAACTTGATGGTCATCGGTGTGATGAAAGCCATTCGCGACATTGGGCTCAAGTGCCCGGACGACATCTCCGTCGTCAGTTTCGACGACTTTCCTTGGGCCGACGTTTTCCAGCCTCATCTGACAACGATCGCTCAACCGGTGCAGACCATCGGTGAACAGGCGGCACAACTGATCATCGACCGGCTCTCGGGAAAAGGAACGGAACCGCCACGTCGCCTCATGCTTCAGGGGCGGTTGATAATCCGCGATTCCTGCCGGCCGTTTCCGCTGATTGCGCCTCACGCCACGACCTGA
- a CDS encoding FAD-dependent oxidoreductase yields the protein MRSLLPAGRRSPRSAELTAMHCQARPARRQLAKPFDNRLFFAGEATSATDFSTAHGAYQSGVRAAGQAIIALKPAHSKVYAEEARPFGTDDPDEQHKSGRY from the coding sequence ATGCGCTCGTTGCTTCCGGCTGGGCGCAGGTCGCCACGATCGGCGGAGCTTACAGCCATGCACTGCCAGGCCAGGCCAGCCCGCCGTCAACTGGCGAAGCCATTCGACAATCGGCTATTCTTCGCTGGCGAAGCGACGAGTGCCACCGATTTTTCAACTGCCCACGGCGCTTATCAAAGCGGCGTTCGTGCAGCAGGGCAGGCAATAATAGCACTGAAGCCGGCCCATTCGAAAGTCTACGCGGAGGAGGCTCGGCCGTTCGGCACTGACGATCCCGACGAGCAGCATAAGTCAGGTCGGTATTGA
- a CDS encoding AbiEi antitoxin N-terminal domain-containing protein — MGKLNHLQRELPQGLVVDAAWLSDHGYSPQLCRKCVMNGWLERVAHGVYRRTGGKLLWEHRHIAANPAATATLPRGWPHSAVPSRILTLSQAGRKADTSLWSRAGALMAEQAPSGSQVRLSQ; from the coding sequence ATGGGAAAGCTAAACCACCTGCAGCGCGAACTCCCGCAAGGGCTGGTCGTGGACGCCGCCTGGCTGAGCGACCACGGCTACTCTCCACAGCTTTGCCGGAAATGCGTCATGAACGGGTGGCTGGAGCGCGTGGCTCACGGCGTGTACCGAAGGACCGGTGGCAAACTCCTCTGGGAACATCGTCATATCGCTGCAAACCCTGCTGCTACGGCAACCCTTCCTCGTGGGTGGCCGCACAGCGCTGTCCCTTCACGGATTCTCACACTATCTCAGGCGGGAAGAAAAGCAGATACATCACTATGGTCCCGAGCCGGCGCCCTCATGGCTGAACAAGCTCCCTCTGGAAGCCAGGTTCGTTTATCACAATAG
- a CDS encoding ATP-binding protein, with product MKSLTGYSNHSLRRKGTEWAWGSPICRSIVESHEGRIWAEKNEPQGAVFIFTLPIESDASHEPTA from the coding sequence TTGAAATCCCTGACAGGATATTCGAACCATTCTTTACGACGAAAGGGCACGGAATGGGCATGGGGCTCGCCAATTTGTCGTTCAATTGTCGAATCTCACGAAGGAAGGATATGGGCGGAAAAGAATGAACCGCAGGGTGCTGTGTTTATCTTCACATTGCCGATCGAATCGGACGCCAGTCATGAACCCACCGCGTAA